From a single Collibacillus ludicampi genomic region:
- the ftsZ gene encoding cell division protein FtsZ: MLEFDMEMEALAHIKVIGVGGGGCNAVNRMIEAGVKGVEFITVNTDAQALQMSKAEQRLQIGEKLTRGLGAGANPEIGKKAAEESREIILNALKGADMVFVTAGMGGGTGTGAAPVIAEISKELGALTVGVVTKPFTFEGRRRFTQAEQGIANLKEKVDTLIVIPNDRLLEIVDRNTPMLEAFHEADNVLRQGVQGISELIAVPGLINVDFADVKTIMTERGSALMGIGVATGENRAAEAAKKAICSPLLETSIDGARGVLMHIAGGSNLSLFEVNEAADIVSSAADPEVNMIFGAVINQDLKDQIVVTVIATGFEHRERQPQPKPLNKIDLRPVNQPVSSPEDLDIPAFLRRKHK; the protein is encoded by the coding sequence ATGCTAGAATTCGATATGGAAATGGAGGCCCTCGCCCATATTAAAGTCATTGGTGTTGGTGGCGGTGGATGTAATGCGGTCAATCGAATGATTGAAGCAGGAGTAAAAGGAGTCGAATTTATCACCGTTAACACAGACGCACAAGCTCTTCAAATGTCTAAAGCAGAACAACGTCTGCAAATCGGAGAGAAATTGACACGTGGATTAGGCGCGGGTGCAAATCCTGAAATCGGAAAAAAAGCGGCGGAAGAGAGTCGCGAAATCATTTTGAACGCACTGAAGGGTGCGGACATGGTGTTCGTAACTGCCGGAATGGGGGGCGGGACAGGAACTGGGGCCGCGCCTGTCATCGCTGAGATTTCCAAGGAATTGGGGGCGCTGACGGTCGGGGTTGTCACCAAGCCGTTTACATTCGAAGGTCGCCGCCGTTTTACACAAGCGGAGCAAGGGATTGCCAACTTGAAGGAAAAAGTCGACACATTGATCGTCATTCCCAATGACCGATTGTTGGAAATTGTCGATCGCAATACTCCGATGCTCGAAGCTTTCCATGAAGCCGATAACGTATTGCGCCAAGGTGTGCAGGGGATCTCCGAGCTGATCGCCGTTCCGGGCCTCATCAACGTGGACTTTGCCGACGTGAAAACGATCATGACCGAACGCGGATCTGCACTTATGGGTATCGGCGTGGCAACCGGGGAGAACCGTGCGGCAGAAGCTGCGAAGAAGGCGATCTGCTCACCCTTGTTGGAAACTTCCATCGATGGGGCGAGAGGGGTGCTCATGCATATTGCTGGCGGATCCAACTTGTCCTTGTTCGAAGTAAATGAGGCGGCTGATATCGTTTCCTCTGCAGCCGATCCTGAAGTGAACATGATTTTCGGTGCGGTCATTAATCAGGATCTGAAAGACCAGATTGTCGTAACCGTAATTGCGACAGGATTCGAGCACAGAGAACGGCAACCGCAACCCAAACCGTTGAACAAAATCGATCTTCGTCCGGTGAATCAGCCTGTGAGCTCGCCGGAAGACCTTGACATTCCTGCATTTCTACGCAGAAAACACAAATAA
- a CDS encoding DUF881 domain-containing protein, whose protein sequence is MENQKAGWGFRISLFTVSLLLGTMLTVQFTANNRPRTPFAGDIIQLRSQLAYEMDNQKSLRKQIDLANEKIEEYKRSSGDQKKMVQTMEDELAKVKREAGLTDVEGHGIKIEIRDNPLFFTQLPPSTRPEDIAVRDEELISMVNTLFANGAQAVSINDNRIVTTSCIRSISPNVLQVNTRNVVLPFEIKAVGEDVERMKSVIQSMYAENLRLFNAKEMVITEYRDTPLRVPAYSEPVDIRYAQVDTEGGKK, encoded by the coding sequence ATGGAGAATCAGAAAGCCGGCTGGGGATTTCGCATCAGCTTGTTTACAGTCAGCCTGCTCCTCGGAACGATGCTGACCGTGCAGTTTACTGCGAATAACAGACCCCGCACACCCTTCGCCGGTGACATCATACAACTGAGAAGCCAGTTGGCATATGAGATGGACAATCAGAAATCGTTGCGCAAACAAATCGACTTGGCAAACGAAAAGATCGAGGAGTACAAACGATCGTCTGGCGACCAGAAGAAGATGGTTCAAACGATGGAAGATGAATTGGCAAAAGTGAAACGTGAAGCGGGTCTGACTGATGTTGAAGGTCACGGTATCAAAATCGAAATTCGTGACAACCCTTTGTTTTTTACACAATTACCCCCTTCTACAAGGCCTGAGGATATCGCTGTCAGGGACGAGGAACTGATCAGTATGGTCAACACGCTTTTTGCAAACGGTGCGCAGGCCGTATCGATCAATGACAATCGAATCGTGACAACATCGTGTATCCGTTCAATTTCACCGAATGTTTTGCAAGTAAATACTCGAAATGTGGTTTTACCTTTCGAGATCAAAGCGGTTGGTGAAGATGTCGAGAGAATGAAGAGTGTGATACAGTCCATGTACGCGGAAAACCTCCGCCTGTTTAACGCAAAAGAAATGGTGATCACAGAGTATCGTGACACCCCTCTCCGTGTTCCGGCTTATTCCGAACCGGTAGACATCCGTTATGCTCAGGTGGATACGGAAGGTGGTAAGAAATGA
- the murA gene encoding UDP-N-acetylglucosamine 1-carboxyvinyltransferase, whose amino-acid sequence MERLAIVGGRPLTGSVRVHGAKNAALPILAASVLAAGKSTITDVPDLKDIRVMSQILESLGAKVSIEGRTAQVDSSTIHTFEVPEEMMRQMRSSIFLMGPILARFGTVRVSKPGGCTIGSRPIDLHLKGLKALGANIEEKGGYIQCTTERLRGDHIYLDIPSVGTTENLMMAATLAEGTTTIGNAAREPEIVDLARFLNKMGAKISGAGEDTITIQGVEELRPTRHTIIPDRIVAGTFLLAGAITRGDIRLINVIPGHLGVVLTKLREAGVEIKVDRDIINVRSRGELRAVDRIQTAPYPGFPTDLQAPFMSLLTIAKGSSIVSETIFEERFKHVSELRRMGANIKVDLRTAFVQGVSELTAASVEASDLRAGAALVIAALAAKGVTHITGLQHIDRGYERIEDVLNSLGARAWRIKSG is encoded by the coding sequence GTGGAACGTTTGGCTATCGTAGGAGGACGACCGCTCACCGGCTCGGTTCGCGTTCACGGTGCGAAGAATGCCGCTCTTCCCATTCTTGCGGCGAGCGTTCTAGCGGCGGGCAAAAGCACCATTACCGATGTGCCTGATCTCAAAGACATACGTGTCATGTCGCAAATTCTTGAATCATTGGGCGCCAAGGTCTCGATTGAAGGAAGAACGGCACAAGTTGATTCTTCAACGATTCATACCTTTGAAGTTCCTGAAGAAATGATGCGGCAGATGCGTTCGTCGATTTTTCTCATGGGCCCGATTCTCGCTCGATTCGGCACGGTACGGGTATCCAAGCCGGGTGGATGTACCATCGGTTCGCGCCCGATAGACCTTCACCTTAAAGGTTTGAAAGCGTTGGGTGCGAACATTGAAGAGAAGGGCGGATACATTCAATGCACTACGGAACGATTACGCGGGGATCATATTTATTTAGACATTCCGAGTGTAGGTACCACCGAGAATCTGATGATGGCGGCGACTTTAGCGGAAGGTACGACGACGATCGGAAACGCTGCGAGAGAACCAGAAATTGTGGATTTGGCCCGCTTTCTCAATAAGATGGGTGCAAAGATAAGCGGTGCTGGTGAAGATACGATAACCATTCAAGGTGTGGAAGAGTTGCGTCCTACAAGACATACGATTATCCCCGATCGCATTGTCGCCGGGACATTTCTGTTAGCCGGTGCGATCACCAGAGGGGATATCCGTTTGATCAATGTGATCCCCGGACATCTGGGCGTGGTGCTCACGAAACTCCGTGAGGCCGGTGTTGAAATCAAGGTGGATCGTGATATAATTAACGTGCGATCGCGCGGAGAATTGCGTGCGGTTGATCGCATACAAACAGCTCCATATCCGGGTTTTCCTACCGATTTACAAGCACCGTTTATGTCTCTCCTTACAATCGCGAAAGGTTCCTCCATTGTTTCAGAAACGATATTCGAAGAGAGGTTTAAACATGTCAGCGAACTGAGGCGAATGGGTGCGAATATCAAAGTGGATCTTCGAACAGCATTCGTCCAAGGGGTGTCTGAACTGACTGCCGCTTCTGTTGAAGCGTCCGATCTAAGGGCAGGTGCGGCATTGGTGATCGCAGCCTTGGCAGCTAAAGGTGTCACTCATATTACTGGGTTGCAGCATATCGATCGCGGTTACGAACGAATCGAGGACGTACTGAACTCGTTGGGAGCGCGTGCATGGCGCATAAAATCAGGTTAA
- the murB gene encoding UDP-N-acetylmuramate dehydrogenase, which yields MEKHILQSLLSKHEVGAVFFDEPMSKHTTWKVGGPADVFVVPTKIEHIQRLMNICTDHALPWHVIGRGSNLLVRDGGIRGVVIKLADNFSQISLENDFCVRAESGRSYVSCANFSMRNGLSGLEFATGIPGTVGGAVMMNAGAHGSETKDVLLHAEIVEADGTISRLSNADLHFEYRYSILKDHPRIVVSATFQLKQGDTEKMLETVRGWTKRRQTTQPLQLPSCGSVFRNPEHTHAGFLIEQSGLKGKKIGGAQISELHGNFIVNLGNARASDILQLIELAQTTILEKYGISLIPEVRIVGEDV from the coding sequence ATGGAGAAACATATCTTGCAATCGTTATTGAGCAAACATGAGGTAGGTGCGGTGTTTTTCGATGAACCCATGTCAAAACATACGACTTGGAAGGTCGGTGGACCTGCCGACGTGTTTGTCGTTCCCACAAAGATTGAGCACATCCAGCGACTTATGAACATATGCACAGACCATGCTTTGCCCTGGCATGTGATAGGAAGGGGGTCAAACCTTCTCGTCCGCGACGGAGGGATCCGCGGTGTGGTGATTAAGCTTGCGGATAATTTTTCGCAGATTTCCCTGGAAAATGATTTCTGTGTCCGGGCAGAATCGGGGCGCTCGTATGTATCTTGCGCAAACTTTTCGATGCGAAACGGATTGAGCGGGTTGGAGTTCGCTACAGGAATTCCGGGGACGGTTGGTGGCGCGGTGATGATGAATGCAGGGGCTCATGGCAGCGAAACGAAGGATGTCCTTTTGCATGCAGAAATTGTTGAGGCTGATGGTACAATAAGCAGACTCTCCAACGCAGATCTGCATTTCGAATATCGTTACAGTATATTGAAAGATCATCCTCGCATTGTAGTCTCCGCAACGTTTCAATTGAAACAAGGGGATACGGAGAAGATGCTGGAGACAGTCAGAGGTTGGACGAAGCGCAGGCAAACGACCCAACCTCTTCAACTGCCCAGTTGCGGAAGTGTCTTTCGAAATCCGGAGCATACTCATGCCGGATTTCTCATTGAACAATCAGGGCTAAAGGGAAAGAAGATCGGGGGAGCGCAAATCTCCGAACTGCATGGAAACTTTATCGTCAACCTGGGCAATGCGAGAGCATCTGACATCTTGCAACTCATCGAACTCGCGCAAACCACTATTCTGGAAAAATACGGGATATCTCTCATTCCGGAAGTGAGAATTGTAGGTGAGGATGTCTAG
- a CDS encoding DUF881 domain-containing protein: protein MPSARARSTVILTIISMVFGFMLAIQYRVTQQTSSSVEILSSNQNTKQTLEELKVIQDTNKQLETKLSELEQQIVQYEKQSGAMNENLRKELENARILAATVPVQGPGIQLTISDSDMNRVPNSGDPEKEIPRIIHDVDINRVVNELFLAGAEAVAVNGIRVATTRSIVCIGPVVKVNDQTTTVPVKIEAIGNPQQLITALTMRAGVLDYLRGPDRQLTVVPPKEVPLLKLPAYTGDFNRLSKNEDGG from the coding sequence ATGCCGTCTGCCAGAGCGCGTTCGACCGTCATACTTACGATTATCTCAATGGTTTTTGGATTTATGTTGGCTATACAATATCGCGTAACACAGCAGACAAGCAGCAGCGTGGAAATTCTCTCGTCAAACCAGAATACCAAACAAACGCTGGAGGAATTGAAGGTTATTCAAGATACGAACAAACAATTGGAAACCAAGTTGAGTGAACTGGAACAGCAAATCGTGCAATATGAGAAACAATCGGGGGCGATGAACGAGAATTTGCGCAAAGAGCTTGAAAATGCGCGGATCCTTGCAGCTACCGTCCCCGTTCAAGGGCCGGGTATCCAATTGACGATTTCAGATAGCGACATGAATCGTGTTCCCAATTCCGGGGATCCGGAAAAAGAGATTCCACGTATCATTCATGATGTAGATATAAACCGGGTCGTCAATGAGTTGTTTCTGGCGGGCGCGGAAGCGGTCGCCGTCAACGGTATACGGGTGGCAACAACGAGATCGATCGTTTGTATCGGGCCGGTGGTCAAAGTAAACGATCAAACGACGACCGTTCCCGTCAAGATTGAAGCCATTGGGAACCCTCAGCAACTGATTACCGCTCTCACAATGCGCGCGGGAGTGCTTGATTATCTTCGCGGGCCTGATCGTCAGTTAACGGTCGTCCCTCCCAAAGAAGTTCCACTTCTGAAGTTGCCAGCATATACAGGCGATTTCAACCGTTTGAGCAAGAACGAAGACGGGGGTTAA
- a CDS encoding small basic family protein: protein MIWIPIVGLALGVFIGLVINFSIPIQYSSYLSIAILAALDTVFGGIRASLERHFDSKVFISGFFFNTLLAALLAFIGVKLGVDLYLAAVFAFGVRLFQNIATIRRLLMNRRQNSVK from the coding sequence ATGATTTGGATACCCATCGTCGGTTTGGCGTTAGGTGTTTTCATTGGACTTGTCATTAATTTCTCGATTCCAATACAGTACAGCAGCTATTTGTCCATTGCGATTTTGGCCGCTTTGGATACTGTGTTCGGAGGGATTCGCGCGAGTTTGGAACGTCATTTTGACAGCAAAGTGTTCATTAGCGGTTTTTTCTTTAATACGTTATTGGCGGCGTTGCTTGCGTTCATTGGTGTCAAACTAGGGGTAGATCTTTATCTTGCGGCTGTATTTGCCTTCGGTGTACGCCTTTTCCAAAATATCGCAACCATTCGCAGGCTTTTGATGAACCGACGTCAGAATTCTGTAAAATAA
- the ftsA gene encoding cell division protein FtsA produces the protein MTKGDIIVSLDIGTSKVRAIIGELDGTTLNVIGVGSADGDGIRKGAIVDIDRTVQSIREAIDHAERMVGIQIQSAYVGISGNHIALQNSHGVVAVSSPDREIGEEDIARVMQAARVIALPPEREVIDVVPKEFIVDGLDGIHDPRGMIGVRLEVNAYIVTGSRTVIHNLVRCVERAGIQYAGLVLMPLAASAVALSSDERNLGVVLCDIGAGQTTVSYFEHGVLTATSVIPIGGDYITNDIAIGLRTTTEVAEAIKSRHGCALVSLASEDETFKVPRIGSNIEKEFNQVDLANIIEPRMQEIFLLIQREVEKMGIPPKEVPGGYVLAGGVVSMPGTDKLAEYEFDAVVRVAVPEYLGVRDPSFVNGVGIIKYVAKTYVRKSNAGTVPTRRKVNGFMDRIKGWFSEFV, from the coding sequence TTGACTAAAGGCGATATCATCGTCAGCCTGGATATTGGAACATCGAAAGTGCGGGCGATCATTGGAGAATTGGATGGCACGACCCTGAATGTCATTGGAGTTGGGTCTGCTGACGGTGACGGTATTCGGAAGGGTGCAATCGTTGATATAGATAGGACTGTTCAGTCGATTCGTGAAGCGATTGATCACGCAGAACGCATGGTGGGTATTCAAATTCAATCAGCATATGTGGGGATTTCCGGCAATCATATTGCTCTGCAAAACAGCCATGGTGTCGTGGCCGTATCCTCCCCTGATCGTGAGATCGGAGAGGAAGATATCGCGCGTGTGATGCAGGCTGCAAGAGTGATTGCTCTCCCCCCTGAAAGGGAGGTTATCGACGTCGTCCCTAAGGAGTTCATCGTCGACGGGCTTGACGGTATCCACGATCCGCGCGGTATGATCGGCGTGCGCCTTGAAGTGAATGCGTACATAGTCACAGGTTCCAGGACGGTCATTCATAACCTGGTGCGATGCGTGGAGCGCGCGGGCATCCAATATGCGGGCCTCGTCTTGATGCCGCTGGCAGCCAGTGCGGTCGCTTTATCCAGCGATGAACGTAATCTGGGAGTAGTGCTTTGTGATATCGGTGCTGGTCAAACGACGGTTTCCTATTTTGAACATGGAGTACTCACCGCGACATCCGTGATTCCTATTGGCGGGGATTATATCACCAATGATATAGCCATAGGTCTTCGCACCACGACAGAAGTTGCCGAAGCGATAAAAAGTCGACATGGTTGTGCTCTCGTCTCTCTTGCATCTGAAGACGAGACCTTCAAAGTTCCGCGCATAGGAAGTAACATTGAGAAGGAGTTTAACCAGGTTGATCTGGCAAACATCATAGAACCTCGCATGCAAGAGATCTTTCTTCTCATTCAACGGGAAGTTGAAAAAATGGGGATACCGCCAAAGGAAGTTCCTGGCGGGTACGTATTGGCGGGTGGCGTGGTTTCCATGCCAGGTACCGATAAACTGGCCGAATACGAATTTGACGCCGTCGTTCGTGTAGCCGTTCCCGAGTATTTGGGAGTTCGCGACCCTTCGTTCGTCAATGGGGTAGGGATTATCAAATATGTGGCGAAAACGTATGTGCGCAAGTCGAATGCCGGAACAGTTCCTACCCGCCGCAAAGTCAATGGCTTCATGGACAGAATCAAGGGCTGGTTTAGCGAATTCGTATAA
- the spoIIGA gene encoding sigma-E processing peptidase SpoIIGA, translating into MPVLYVDVFWLINAVMDSFILFLTAWMARREVRWWRFLVGAVIGASYALLLFMNDWAKVGLVFTVKVLVSLVIIYATFTPRGLIEWIRLFALFYLASFITGGAAFGLSALFQSGTSVEDRLVYLGGGPVWIMPIKLIFVFAAIPLVYFLGKTAWKRLLQLRRREEHLWHVEVVFCGQSFVLKGLLDTGNSLTDPLSRLPVAVADWSVFRSVLPETIVRAFEHGKDPMSQLGGSEIDAEWQSRLRLVPYRGIGNAMGMLLAFRPDQCICRRENEEYPYERLLIGLNPKGLSSDGTYQMILHPSFLTTSTRTGETVKQGVKGESIA; encoded by the coding sequence ATGCCGGTTCTGTATGTCGATGTCTTTTGGCTGATCAATGCCGTCATGGACAGTTTCATATTGTTTCTCACCGCATGGATGGCAAGAAGAGAGGTAAGGTGGTGGCGTTTCCTTGTTGGTGCGGTGATCGGTGCCAGTTATGCGCTGCTTCTCTTTATGAACGACTGGGCTAAGGTTGGACTAGTTTTCACGGTTAAGGTACTCGTTTCTCTCGTCATCATCTATGCGACCTTCACGCCTCGCGGGCTGATTGAATGGATACGATTGTTTGCGCTTTTTTACTTAGCATCGTTTATCACAGGAGGCGCTGCGTTTGGCCTGAGTGCCTTGTTCCAAAGCGGGACAAGTGTGGAGGATCGTCTCGTGTACCTAGGCGGCGGTCCTGTTTGGATCATGCCCATAAAGCTCATCTTTGTTTTTGCAGCAATTCCACTGGTTTATTTTTTGGGGAAGACGGCGTGGAAACGTTTGCTGCAATTACGCAGACGCGAAGAACATCTTTGGCATGTGGAGGTGGTTTTTTGCGGACAATCTTTTGTTTTAAAGGGGCTCCTTGACACGGGAAACTCGCTGACTGACCCGTTGAGCCGCTTGCCTGTCGCTGTCGCCGATTGGTCTGTATTCCGCTCTGTTCTTCCTGAAACCATCGTGCGGGCGTTTGAGCATGGGAAAGATCCGATGTCTCAATTGGGAGGGAGTGAGATCGATGCAGAATGGCAGTCCCGTTTGCGGCTTGTTCCCTACAGGGGGATTGGGAACGCGATGGGGATGCTGTTGGCTTTCCGTCCTGACCAGTGTATATGCAGGAGGGAGAATGAAGAATATCCATACGAGAGACTGCTTATTGGCCTCAATCCGAAGGGATTGTCTTCAGACGGAACCTACCAAATGATCTTACATCCATCGTTCCTTACAACTTCCACCCGAACAGGGG
- the murG gene encoding undecaprenyldiphospho-muramoylpentapeptide beta-N-acetylglucosaminyltransferase produces the protein MRVLLTGGGTGGHIYPALAIAKYLQRKEKQVEILYVGTERGLESDIVPRSGFTFRTIEVSGLKRSLSFDTIKTFWKLTKGIRQAHSIIREFKPDIVIGTGGYVCAPVLFVARLMGHLTVIHEQNVYPGLTNRFLSRFVHRVCISFADAEKYLSKYKQKVILTGNPRASEVIQVDKDSAHRAGTELGLDRKLKTVVVVSGSRGAKPINEAVMNMLEEVARQDVFQLLYITGKVHYDEIMKRVRDKKLDKARTILVRPFVYEMPELLSQTDLLIGRAGASTIAELTAMGVPAVFIPSPYVTANHQELNARWVVEHGGGVMIRESELTGKRLFDTVFSLVSNPQQLAAMSESSRTLGMPDALENIYRVMKELLTVTKT, from the coding sequence GTGAGAGTGCTTCTTACCGGTGGCGGTACGGGTGGGCATATCTATCCCGCGCTCGCCATCGCGAAATACTTGCAACGAAAAGAAAAACAGGTTGAGATTTTATATGTGGGGACCGAACGAGGGCTGGAAAGTGATATTGTTCCACGTTCGGGCTTTACTTTCCGTACGATTGAAGTTTCCGGCTTGAAACGGAGTTTATCGTTTGATACGATAAAAACTTTCTGGAAACTAACCAAGGGAATTCGTCAGGCACACTCGATCATCCGTGAGTTCAAACCGGATATCGTCATCGGAACCGGTGGGTATGTTTGTGCTCCTGTATTGTTTGTGGCGCGGCTCATGGGTCACCTGACGGTCATTCACGAACAGAACGTCTATCCGGGATTGACGAACCGTTTTCTCAGCCGTTTTGTACATCGCGTGTGTATTTCTTTTGCCGATGCGGAAAAGTACTTAAGTAAATATAAACAAAAAGTTATACTTACGGGTAATCCGCGAGCAAGTGAAGTGATTCAAGTCGACAAGGACAGCGCTCACCGGGCAGGCACGGAACTGGGATTGGATCGAAAGCTTAAGACTGTCGTTGTCGTTTCGGGATCACGTGGGGCTAAACCGATCAACGAGGCGGTCATGAATATGTTGGAAGAAGTTGCTCGGCAGGATGTCTTTCAACTGCTGTACATTACGGGAAAAGTTCACTATGATGAAATCATGAAGCGCGTGCGTGATAAAAAGCTTGACAAGGCGCGCACGATTCTCGTCCGTCCGTTCGTGTATGAGATGCCTGAATTGTTGTCACAGACCGATTTGTTGATCGGACGCGCGGGAGCGTCTACCATCGCGGAATTGACGGCGATGGGCGTCCCAGCTGTGTTTATTCCGTCTCCTTACGTGACTGCAAACCATCAGGAGCTCAACGCGCGCTGGGTCGTGGAACATGGAGGCGGAGTGATGATTCGGGAGTCCGAATTGACGGGAAAACGTTTGTTTGATACCGTTTTTTCCCTTGTATCAAATCCGCAGCAACTCGCTGCGATGAGTGAAAGCAGCCGGACATTAGGAATGCCCGATGCATTAGAGAATATCTACCGAGTTATGAAGGAACTGCTCACCGTCACGAAAACCTGA